From a region of the Podospora pseudopauciseta strain CBS 411.78 chromosome 7 map unlocalized CBS411.78m_7, whole genome shotgun sequence genome:
- a CDS encoding uncharacterized protein (EggNog:ENOG503P3JE; COG:S) has translation MGFFSPAPYHIISYGFLLGTTFFHTFVGGIVSFRVLPRPQFSSLMSSLFPIYFTIQTALPLVLAITYPASQNPFGITGGITGFLHSSNRYSTFVPVTATFVSALANLAFVGPLTTKVMDERKLQEKKDGKKSWDSPPHSQEMQALNKQFGILHGVSSFLNLGTFIGSLVYGVTLSKRLS, from the exons atgggcttcttctcccccgccccgTATCACATCATCAG ctacggcttcctcctcggcacaaCCTTCTTCCACACCTTCGTAGGCGGCATCGTCTCCTTCCGcgtcctcccccgcccccagtTCTCTTCCCTCAtgtcctccctcttcccaatcTACTTCACAATCCAaaccgccctccccctcgtcctAGCAATCACCTACCCCGCCAGCCAAAACCCCTTCGGCATCACCGGCGGCATCACCGGCTTCCTTCACTCCTCCAACCGCTACTCCACCTTCGTCCCCGTCACCGCCACCTTTGTGtccgccctcgccaacctcgccttcGTCGGTCCTCTCACGACCAAGGTCATGGATGAGAGGAAGCTCCAGG aaaagaaagacgGCAAAAAATCCTGGgactcccctccccactcGCAAGAAATGCAAGCCCTCAACAAGCAATTCGGCATCCTCCACGGCGTGTCCAGCTTCCTGAACCTAGGCACCTTTATCGGAAGCCTTGTTTACGGCGTTACCCTGTCCAAGAGACTCTCTTAA